ACGCCGACGGCCGTCCTCCCGGCGCGGTACGGAAGTTGCCGCGGGCGGCGGACGCCGGGGCACGCGGCCCGTCCGTACCGTCGTGCCGTCCACCAGACGGGGGCGGTCGGGAACGGCCGACGAGGCGCGAGGAGCGGGGATGAGCATCGCGGGGATCGACAGCGCGGGAACGAACGGCGCGGGGACGGGCGGAGAACCGGTGGTCGAGCTGAGCGGGGTGAGCCGCCGCTACGAGGGCGCCCGGGCGGCGCTGGACGGGGTGACGCTGAGCGTGCGGACGGGGGAGTCGGTGGCCGTGCTCGGCCCTTCCGGCAGCGGGAAGTCCACACTGCTGAACCTGGTGGCCGGGCTGGACCGGCCGAGCGAGGGGACGGTCACCGTGGCCGGGGTGCGGGTGGACCGGCTCGGTGAGGCGGGCTCGGCCCGCTACCGGCGCGGCACGATCGGCATGGTGTTCCAGTTCTTCAACCTGCTGGACGACCTCACCGTGGTCGACAACGTGGTGCTGGCGGGGGAGTTGGCCGGAGCCCCGCGCGCCGAGGCCCGGCGGCGGGCCGCCGAGCTGCTGGCGGCGCTCGGCATCGACCGGCACGCCCGTGCCCACCCCGGCCGGCTCTCCGGCGGCGAGCGTCAACGTGTAGCCGTGGCACGGGCGTTGATGAACCGGCCGACATTGCTGCTGGCCGACGAGCCGACCGGTGCGCTGGACTCGGCCTCCGGCGAGGACGTCAAGGAGCTGTTCCGGGAGCTGCACCGGGACGGCCAGACCGTCCTGATCGTCACCCACGACCTGCGGCTGGCCGAGGACTGCGCCACCCGCACGGTCCGGATGCGGGACGGCCGGATCGAGGCGGACTCGGCGGTGGCGGCATGACCTCGCTCGGAAG
The genomic region above belongs to Streptomyces sp. 1331.2 and contains:
- a CDS encoding ABC transporter ATP-binding protein, whose product is MSIAGIDSAGTNGAGTGGEPVVELSGVSRRYEGARAALDGVTLSVRTGESVAVLGPSGSGKSTLLNLVAGLDRPSEGTVTVAGVRVDRLGEAGSARYRRGTIGMVFQFFNLLDDLTVVDNVVLAGELAGAPRAEARRRAAELLAALGIDRHARAHPGRLSGGERQRVAVARALMNRPTLLLADEPTGALDSASGEDVKELFRELHRDGQTVLIVTHDLRLAEDCATRTVRMRDGRIEADSAVAA